The DNA region GATACTCAGCTACATCTATAACTACTTCcccccctttttagccaaaagagaccaaagaaacaaaataaatgtctatcTAGTCATTAACAGAAATACCAGAAATTAAAGAGTTACATCACCAAGTACAGACACATCTGTAAGAGTTCTGATAAACAAACCAAAAAACCACAAAGAAATCcaccaaaacaacaacaaaaagcCAAGAAAAGTCATCAAAACAAGAGGGACCAAAGCCAACAGAGCTACTCAGTAGAGCTTTAGTTTGCAGCCTCTTCATCAGCACTAGAAGGAGAATTGCCACTCACATCATCATTGTTAGaagacctctcactagaggtgtgggcttcagcTTCTTCTTCATGGCTGATATTAGCATGTTGAACATTTTCACCCTCAGCCTGCTTGAAGCTTGCAATCAAGGCTTCCAAAGATTGTATTCTAGTTGTAGCTACCCTAATCCCTTCACCTAGCTCTTTGCATGTCTCCTTAAGCTCAACAATTGCTCCAACTTTTGAGGTTGGTCTCTTcatggcagatgtcatgacaatatcctcgacatgactgccttcaaagAGTTTGTAGTGCACAGACAGAGCTGGTTTTCTCCTACTAGGTAAATCATTTAAGCACAAAATATCAGGATGTTGGTTCAAGATAATTCCATAGATCATAGAGGAAAAAGCAATTGGCAGCTTAACTGCATTACTAGTTGCATGCTTGATGATTTGATaaaacataaatctaccatagtcaaattTCACTTTTGTCCCAATATCAAAAATAAACCTCCCAAGAGTATTAGCAATGGTGGAGATGTGGCTGGTAGGGACCTAGTTAGCAGCAAGAAGATGCTTTTTAACAGGCCAAACTTTCACCTACCTAGTTGTAATCTCCCTACAAACCTAATTGTCTGTAACTTCTAATTCTCCTACACCCTCATTGTTTCTGCCTAGAAAATTATTAATAACAGCAGGAGAGAATGTTATACACTTACCCCTCACATACACCTTATAGAACTCCTTGTTGTTCTTATCAGAAATATCCTCGGGAATATTAACAATAAATTCCTTGACTAAACCTTCGTAGCATTGAGATAACCCAACAGCAGTCTTCAAAAGCCTAGCAGCTTttatcaggtccatgacctccttgacATCAGCAACATCTTTTCCCAATTCCCTTTCCACAACTACCCTTCTCTAAATCACAAATTTCCACTTAGCAGCTCCATCctcaagatggaaggaaatgttatccaaatgaaCAACATGTACATTAATAGGAGACTTCCTAACAGTAGTTTTCTTCGCGGGcgagatgtcagggacatcttcctcaacatcctcTTCAGGCTCATAATCatctctgaccttcctcttctttATTTCAACCTTGCTTCATCGTTTGGAGGGACAAAtaccagcagtcttcttagctTTTCTAGCTGACATAAGTTCAGCCAAAAAATTTCTTTTACGAGTCTTCATGCGTTTAGCCACACTTGTCTTTATGTGATAAATCAAGCTTTCCTCTTGATCATCAGTGCTACCATCCTCTAGATCAATCACAACGTTTGCATCATCATGCTTCTCAGAGTGGGAAGCATTAGCAGTGTTAAAGGCCACAAATTTCCCTTTTTCAGACACGATTTCCCCTAGAGAGCGCAACCCTTCAGCAACCAAGTCCTTTTTAGAACTGGAGGAATCATCATCCTTACCACTAGGTtgttcaacctcaggagagggaTGCATTTGAGCAAGGGGAGTAGAAACTCCCTTCATAGAGTAGCCTTCATTAAGAATTCTAGTAACTAGGTCTCTTATAACATGATCAGTATAGTGTGTTCCTTCCTTAGAATTAGTGACAGGA from Lathyrus oleraceus cultivar Zhongwan6 chromosome 1, CAAS_Psat_ZW6_1.0, whole genome shotgun sequence includes:
- the LOC127106352 gene encoding uncharacterized protein LOC127106352, which gives rise to MDLIKAARLLKTAVGLSQCYEGLVKEFIVNIPEDISDKNNKEFYKVYVRGKCITFSPAVINNFLGRNNEGVGELEVPTSHISTIANTLGRFIFDIGTKVKFDYGRFMFYQIIKHATSNAVKLPIAFSSMIYGIILNQHPDILCLNDLPSRRKPALSVHYKLFEGSHVEDIVMTSAMKRPTSKVGAIVELKETCKELGEGIRVATTRIQSLEALIASFKQAEGENVQHANISHEEEAEAHTSSERSSNNDDVSGNSPSSADEEAAN